Within Lolium rigidum isolate FL_2022 chromosome 5, APGP_CSIRO_Lrig_0.1, whole genome shotgun sequence, the genomic segment CCGCCCAGTCCTGCAGAGCACGCTCCAGCTCATGGGATGCAAGCCACGCCACGCCTTCAAGGTCCGCTCATCTATATATGTACCCCTTTAATCTTAATGGCTTCCAATCTGCCTGCTCTCACTCGCTCTCCTTTTTGTAATTTGACTCCTGAGTTCAACTAATCCCCCAATTATTGGTACTACCAAACACTGGATGATGCAGACTCAACATGATAGTATCTGTAGTATCCCTGTCACCATGGTTCAGTTATGGAATATCCAACCAGCAGCATGCCCAAGCCATACTCTGTAATCCTGGCCCATTTACTAGTTATATTTATTTTTGGAGGAATCGGTTATATTGCTTACTACATTAATAATTCTTTAAATCTGCATCAAGTTGGTTTGTGTTCCCTTTCATCCCTTGTATAATCTGCCTTGTCTGAACTCCAATATTCTTACAATCTGGTTTCTTACTTGCCTCACAGTTTCTGTTGCCATCCTAGATTTAATTGATAACACCTTCATTAGGATTTTCTGAACTACATAAATCAGACCAATGCCAACGATGTCTAATTTGTCGCTTGTTTGTGTCACCAGATCAGCAAGAGAGTATTCGATGTGACGAGGAACGATTTCTTAGACGCGTCAAAACTGGGCGAATCCACAGCCGAGGATGGCATGGAAACTGCCAAGCTCTTGAATGCAGAAAACACGACCAACATACCGTTTGAGTTGTACAAGATCCAGACAACTGTCGTTGTTTCGAGAGAAGAGTTCCTAAATGTTGTATGTGATGCCCTCACTTCCTACAAGTATGTTGGGCCAAATCAGAGGGCTGACTTGCTTCTTGCCTGCAGGTAATACCATAATCCGATTTCGCTGTTTCCTAAATTCACACTGTTGATATGCAACTAAAATCTGTCACCAGTCCCCGAGAAATTGAATAGCTTTAAGTGCAAATGCTATGGCAAGCAGAAGAACTATACTGCTTATCATAATAGGCCCTGAGTTAGTATTTCGAGAGGAATTCATTTCATCAATGACGTTTTCTTTTTGTGTTTCCCATACTTTACATCAGGATTAAGGAGAGGAAAGAATCGGTGACAGTGTTGTTGTGTGGCACAAGTGGATGCGGCAAATCTACTCTATCATCCCTATTGGTAAGCGTTTATCTTTATTATTTAGTTACAAAAACCCTTCATCGGTAGATACAATTTGATGAACTCATCTGCTCGTATTAGTATACAGTAATATTCCATATATCCATGAAAAACTGGGATTGTTTGGTAGAACTTAATTACCCTGATACTTCTGTAATTCCCTACCCTGACTTTATATTTTCCCTAGGGTAACAGGTTGGGTATCACCACCGTAGTTTCTACTGACTCTATACGGCACATGATGAGGAGTTTTGTAGACGAAAAACAAAACCCTCTGCTCTATGCGTCAACCTACCACGCAGGAGATTATCTAGACCCTGTTGCAGTTGCCCAAGCTAAGGAGAAACGCAAGTTAAAGAAACTCGCTGTTATTTCTCATTCAAATGCTAATGGAGACGAAGATGGTAGCACTTCAGATGACAAATGTAATGAGAAATCTCCAGACTTGCCTCCTAGAACTGAAGTGACCAGCAAAAAGCAAATGGCCATAGAAGGATACAAAGCGCAGAGTGAGATGATCATCGGGAGCCTTGATAGATTAATTACAACCTGGGAGGAGCGCAAAGAATCTTTAATTGTAGAAGGAGTTCATTTAAGCCTGAATTTTGTGGTACGTATGATCGAGAACCATGCTGTTTTCCTTACACAAAaagaaaaatgttttttctttcatttGTGTTGTTTATATTTTCATAATTACATTATTTTATCTCTTCTAGAGTATGCAGTGAAATTCTTTCTATTTCTCTTGTCTAATAGATGGGGCTAATGAAGAAACATCCCTCCATTATACCATTTATGGTATATATCACGAATGAGGAGAAGCACATGGAACGTTTTGCAGTCCGTGCAAAGTACATGACGCTTGATCCAGCAAAGAACAGATATATTAAATACATCCAGAACATTAGAGCTATCCAGGAGTACTTGTGCAACCGAGCCGACAAACATCTAGTGCCGAGAATTAATAATACCAATGTAGATCGGAGTGTGGCAGCCATACACGCCACGGTTTTTAGCTGCCTTCGTCGGCGAGAGGCTGGGGAGCAGTTCTATGACCCCCATACAAATACTGCAGCTATAGTAGATGAAGAGTACAGAAACCAGTGCGCTGCAAACTCATTGAGTTCCAAGGGCATGTTTCAGTTGATTCAAAGGCAAGGGTCTTCTAGGAATCTAATGGCGCTGCTTAACACCGATGGTTCAGTTGCTAAGGCATGGCCTGTGGTTGCCGGTGACAGCAATGGTAACATAAATGATGGCACAGGCAGTGAGAATTCTGTGGGAAACCCCATGTACGGTCCGTTGCAAATTGGGAAGGCAGAGCCTGTCAATCTTCAGTTTGGCTCTTTTGGGATCAGTGCATGGCCAAGTGATACCGGATGCACTAGTCATACTGGGAGTGCCGATGACTCCAAGGCTGATGGCACAGATACAGGGAGTAGGTATTTATCCTCATGTTGCAGCTCACCAAAGATGTCAGATGATAATTCCAAAGAGGTTCGCCTCTTAATCCTTTCTGTGATTATGATATTTTCACAATTGGTTATGCACATAGAAAGTGAGTTATGCTATTATAAAATTCAATGTTTATCATGACTGTCACGACATTTATGCGTACACATATGAAATATTCAGATGTGTTTGGCAGTTATGTATGAAAGTTAAAGTAACTGATGCTATGCTTGGGCTGACACGGTTTAATCTCATCTCATACAGCTTGTGGATGAGTACTCAGTGTTTGAcagtgaagaagaggaagagggtagTGATGCTGGTGATGCAGAGACGAATGAGGATCTAACTGACGAAGAAAGGGACATCCAAGAGGTAGTATACAACATCTTTTTCTTGATCATCTTATCCCCCATTTCTATACACAGCATTGCCATGCCGAAAGTGTGTCGAATGAAGTCGATGACTTGAGTTTCTAGTTGGTTTTTCATGTGCCTAAGTGCTAGTAGTGCAAACAAATTGAAGTCAATTCAATTCTCTATTATGTAGACTAATAACTGGGGAGGAAAGTCATTCTACTTAACTGACCATCCATTCTGTTGTCTTTGATGACTGTACTTGTAACAAAAAAACGCGAAGCAGATGGAGGAAGCTGGGTCTGTGGATGAGCactcgacaaagtcagatgaggagtATGATGACCTAGCCATTAGAGAAAGCGGCTACTGGTCTGATGACGAGCAGCCGACCCTGATGAAGAAGCCCCCAGCACTAGGGATGGACGGATGGTAGGAGGCGACAAGGATGATGGCAACATGGGCCTGATGCTGAAGATGGGAAATGAAGGCGGTGGCGCAGAGATGGCGCGGTATGCCTACCATCTCATGATGAACGGCGTTGAGTCATAGAAGTGATGCCAAGGCGAGGAGACAGCCAATGTAGCCGCCCCTGCCGGTGGCCTCGCCTTACCCTGTTAGTAACAAACATGTGGTTGTTCTGAATTGGCTGAGTTGGGTAGATAGCTAGAAGTGTTGTTGTACCTTGTAAGATGTCATACAGTACTGTTGTTGTGTCTGGAGACAGAGGGGAGGAGGCCCTGCGTGTACTGGCCTGGAGAGAGGGATGTAGAGTGACAGTAGCTAGCAATGAATAAGTTAATGGACTCCCTCCGTATCCATGACACAACAATAATAAGAATCAATGTATTAGATATAAAATACCAGTGTGTACATACATAACAAGTGAAGTGATGGTGGCTGGCTACCGAGTCAGTCTACTGTACTAtttcatggcggcggcggtggtgccggTGCCATCGCAGGCGGTGCAGGAGCGGGTAGAGGAGCAGCGGTTGCAGTAGGTCCACTTGGTGGGGAGACCTGCGGTGTACCTGGTGGCCATGTTCTTGGCCGCCCTCCTCGCCTTGCTCGCCGTCTCCTCCGCCACCTCCTTGAACACGAACCCCTCCCCTTTGCACCGGGGGCACAGGCCCGTACCCCCGCAGGCGCCGCACGCTTCTTCTGCCCTCTTTCCCGGCTCTTGATCCGAAGGTGCTGCCTGCTGCTGCTTCTGGTCGCCCCGCAGGAGGACGGTGGCGGCCACCCCCACCGCTGCTACTCCGGCCACCAGCACCGCTGTGTCCGGCAGCGCACCAGGGCGGCGACGACATCGTACGTTGACAGGAGGACGCCGGGTGATGGTGGAGGTTGTTTGTACGAGACAGCTGCTGCGTGTAGAGGAGGGAGAAaggcgaggaggaggtggaggcgagcAACAGGAGGCTGATGCTGCCATGGCCATCTATCTCTACCTCCTAAAATATCATTATCCCATCCGTTCTTCCTTCTGCCAGCAAGTGAC encodes:
- the LOC124656120 gene encoding P-loop NTPase domain-containing protein LPA1-like → MAASRLLYIAVADHHGHGRRSTFHYTRPVLQSTLQLMGCKPRHAFKISKRVFDVTRNDFLDASKLGESTAEDGMETAKLLNAENTTNIPFELYKIQTTVVVSREEFLNVVCDALTSYKYVGPNQRADLLLACRIKERKESVTVLLCGTSGCGKSTLSSLLGNRLGITTVVSTDSIRHMMRSFVDEKQNPLLYASTYHAGDYLDPVAVAQAKEKRKLKKLAVISHSNANGDEDGSTSDDKCNEKSPDLPPRTEVTSKKQMAIEGYKAQSEMIIGSLDRLITTWEERKESLIVEGVHLSLNFVMGLMKKHPSIIPFMVYITNEEKHMERFAVRAKYMTLDPAKNRYIKYIQNIRAIQEYLCNRADKHLVPRINNTNVDRSVAAIHATVFSCLRRREAGEQFYDPHTNTAAIVDEEYRNQCAANSLSSKGMFQLIQRQGSSRNLMALLNTDGSVAKAWPVVAGDSNGNINDGTGSENSVGNPMYGPLQIGKAEPVNLQFGSFGISAWPSDTGCTSHTGSADDSKADGTDTGSRYLSSCCSSPKMSDDNSKELVDEYSVFDSEEEEEGSDAGDAETNEDLTDEERDIQEMEEAGSVDEHSTKSDEEYDDLAIRESGYWSDDEQPTLMKKPPALGMDGW